CCCAGACTAACGGTTCAGTCAGTTCTTGCGCCAGGAAAGTGTTGAGAAAGTGGATGAGCAGGTTACGGTTTTCCTCGCTACCCAGTAAGGCTTTGAACACGCAGTCTATTTTGGGGTCGATGGCATGTTGCATGGTTGACAGTGGGTTAAATTAAAGAAGTTGTGATTGTAGAATGCTTTGGTTGAGAGAAGCAATGGTTGATTTAATAGGGGTCTGTCCCCTATTGCCCTCAAGCCAATGCACTCATACCATGGCGCTTTACGATATTCAGTAATTTCAGTGATGGACCACTCGGATGTTTATCACCTATTTCCCATTTTTGTACGGTTGAAATACTGGTATTCAGT
Above is a genomic segment from Coriobacteriia bacterium containing:
- a CDS encoding PD-(D/E)XK nuclease family transposase, producing the protein MQHAIDPKIDCVFKALLGSEENRNLLIHFLNTFLAQELTEPLVW